Proteins encoded within one genomic window of Halorussus salilacus:
- a CDS encoding 30S ribosomal protein S3ae, translating into MSERSVSKQKQEKRWYTIHAPQQFDRAELGGTPADEPEKVLGRNVETTLGELKDDASENNTKLTFKINDVGSDAAYTEFIKHELTRDYLRSLVRRGASKVEAYVTVLTTDDYRVQVQPVAFTTKDADASQEKAIRETMTEIVEDAAEDRTFEDLIDSVIEGRMSSAIYGEAKTIYPLRRVEIQKATLEARPEEVAAEEETSVDVDEEEVEV; encoded by the coding sequence ATGAGCGAACGATCAGTTTCCAAGCAGAAACAGGAGAAGCGGTGGTACACCATCCACGCCCCCCAGCAGTTCGACCGGGCGGAGCTCGGTGGCACCCCCGCAGACGAACCGGAGAAGGTCCTCGGCCGCAACGTCGAGACCACGCTGGGCGAGCTGAAGGACGACGCCAGCGAGAACAACACCAAGCTCACGTTCAAGATCAACGACGTGGGTAGCGACGCGGCCTACACCGAGTTCATCAAGCACGAACTCACCCGCGACTACCTCCGCAGTCTGGTGCGCCGCGGTGCCTCGAAGGTCGAGGCCTACGTCACGGTCCTGACGACCGACGACTACCGCGTGCAGGTCCAGCCGGTCGCCTTCACCACGAAGGACGCCGACGCGAGTCAGGAGAAGGCCATCCGCGAGACGATGACCGAGATCGTCGAGGACGCCGCCGAGGACCGCACCTTCGAGGACCTCATCGACAGCGTGATCGAGGGTCGGATGTCCTCGGCCATCTACGGCGAGGCCAAGACCATCTACCCGCTCCGCAGAGTGGAAATCCAGAAGGCGACGCTCGAAGCCCGGCCCGAGGAGGTCGCCGCCGAGGAGGAGACCTCGGTGGACGTGGACGAAGAAGAAGTCGAAGTCTGA
- a CDS encoding plastocyanin/azurin family copper-binding protein gives MDRRTFLAGGAGATLVALAGCLESGSDGDSDGEEGDDEEEDDYDVGMGASFFRPEEVEVAVGETVVWRNTGNRRHTVTAYEGEIPDDADFFASGDFDSEQAARDAWMDDFGGKIESGEEYEHTFEVPGEYDYFCIPHEASAMVGRVVVTE, from the coding sequence ATGGACCGCCGAACGTTCCTCGCGGGAGGCGCGGGGGCGACGCTCGTCGCGCTCGCGGGGTGTCTGGAGTCCGGAAGCGACGGAGACAGCGACGGGGAGGAAGGGGACGACGAGGAGGAAGACGACTACGACGTCGGGATGGGCGCGTCGTTCTTCCGCCCCGAGGAGGTCGAGGTCGCGGTGGGCGAGACCGTCGTCTGGCGCAACACCGGCAACCGCCGTCACACCGTCACCGCCTACGAGGGCGAGATTCCCGACGACGCCGACTTCTTCGCCTCCGGCGACTTCGACTCCGAGCAGGCCGCCCGCGACGCGTGGATGGACGACTTCGGCGGCAAAATCGAATCCGGCGAAGAGTACGAACACACCTTCGAGGTGCCCGGCGAGTACGACTACTTCTGCATCCCCCACGAGGCGTCGGCGATGGTCGGGCGCGTCGTGGTGACGGAGTAG
- a CDS encoding protein sorting system archaetidylserine synthase (This PssA-like phosphatidyltransferase, along with a PssD-like decarboxylase, is required in Haloarchaea for the archaeosortase ArtA to replace the PGF-CTERM sorting signal with a C-terminal lipid anchor.), which yields MQPRFVGRLGLADAVTVANAALGFLAAVAATLDPGLAARLVLLAAVADGLDGVIARKTGGTPAGEYLDSLADVASFGVAPAVLVFALAREQWGLADPTLATAAAFCVPAVFVAMAVVRLGLYTAYDIGDAHTEGVQTTLCATLLAAAVLAGVDDAAVLLGATAAFAYLMVTCVPYPDLYARDALAMGGVQMLAVLAPAAFGRAFPRLLLGAALAYLLLAPRFYWRDADDPDARGRVERRDVEGKRS from the coding sequence ATGCAACCCCGGTTCGTCGGACGGCTGGGTCTGGCCGACGCCGTCACCGTCGCCAACGCCGCGCTGGGCTTTCTCGCGGCGGTCGCGGCGACGCTCGACCCCGGACTCGCCGCGCGCCTCGTCCTGCTCGCGGCGGTCGCCGACGGCCTCGACGGGGTCATCGCGCGCAAGACCGGGGGCACGCCAGCGGGCGAGTACCTCGACTCGCTTGCCGACGTGGCGTCGTTCGGGGTCGCGCCCGCGGTGCTCGTGTTCGCCCTCGCGCGCGAGCAGTGGGGACTGGCCGACCCCACGCTCGCGACCGCGGCGGCGTTCTGCGTCCCCGCGGTGTTCGTCGCGATGGCGGTCGTCCGACTCGGCCTCTACACCGCCTACGACATCGGCGACGCCCACACGGAGGGGGTCCAGACCACCCTCTGTGCGACCCTGCTCGCGGCCGCGGTGCTCGCGGGCGTCGACGACGCCGCGGTCCTGCTCGGCGCGACCGCGGCGTTCGCGTACCTGATGGTGACCTGCGTGCCCTACCCCGACCTCTACGCCCGAGACGCGCTCGCGATGGGCGGGGTCCAGATGCTGGCCGTCCTCGCGCCCGCGGCGTTCGGTCGGGCGTTCCCCCGCCTCCTGCTCGGGGCCGCGCTGGCGTACCTCCTGCTCGCGCCCCGGTTCTACTGGCGGGACGCCGACGACCCCGACGCGAGGGGCCGAGTCGAGCGCCGCGACGTGGAAGGGAAACGCTCTTGA
- a CDS encoding HEAT repeat domain-containing protein: protein MSDDEEAPEETEDAEEETALEEKVTEETVEEELDAAEADLESAETETDLDAVEAELDKIEGLIESADLPEPDDEDEESVREAFESRLADLRDDLEEARGPYDEDVIEIVEDAGTTVEETRWTERGVEQLREAVETFVAEVEAVLDTDLGADVAGDTDDLVSALEDAAVAVGDASLDPDDDAETVETLLAAAEDLEAGVEDAEEWDDLETREQLQAQGYFDVLDHRKDYPPEWHALKIWEKRDRADMVLLALDSLQSNFMEEHCLDALKRMGNPESLDEMKERAQRRDEDAIEIIGKIGDEDGLDAVLDYVDSDPGLAKPALKAVGEIGSEEATQDVANRLAADDASVRSQAARALGLIGDTRAIEPLADVLEDDEADEVRASAAWALNQIATERARETVREYRDDRAFLVQTEAEKAL from the coding sequence ATGAGCGACGACGAGGAGGCACCCGAGGAGACCGAGGACGCCGAGGAGGAGACGGCCCTCGAAGAGAAGGTCACCGAGGAGACCGTCGAGGAGGAGCTGGACGCCGCCGAGGCCGACCTCGAATCCGCCGAGACCGAGACCGACCTCGACGCGGTCGAGGCCGAACTCGACAAAATCGAGGGGCTCATCGAGAGCGCCGACCTCCCCGAACCCGACGACGAGGACGAGGAGAGCGTGCGCGAGGCCTTCGAATCCCGGCTCGCCGACCTCCGCGACGACCTCGAAGAAGCCCGCGGCCCCTACGACGAGGACGTCATCGAGATCGTCGAGGACGCGGGCACCACCGTCGAGGAGACGCGCTGGACCGAGCGGGGCGTCGAGCAACTCCGCGAGGCGGTCGAGACCTTCGTCGCCGAGGTCGAGGCGGTCCTCGACACCGACCTCGGAGCCGACGTGGCCGGCGACACCGACGACCTCGTGAGCGCGCTCGAAGACGCCGCGGTCGCGGTCGGCGACGCCAGCCTCGACCCCGACGACGACGCCGAGACGGTCGAGACCCTGCTGGCGGCCGCTGAGGACCTGGAGGCGGGCGTCGAGGACGCCGAGGAGTGGGACGATCTGGAGACCCGCGAGCAGTTGCAGGCGCAGGGCTACTTCGACGTGCTCGACCACCGCAAGGACTACCCGCCCGAGTGGCACGCGCTCAAGATCTGGGAGAAGCGCGACCGGGCCGACATGGTCCTGCTGGCGCTCGACAGCCTCCAGTCGAACTTCATGGAGGAACACTGCCTCGACGCCCTCAAGCGGATGGGCAACCCCGAGTCGCTCGACGAGATGAAAGAGCGCGCCCAGCGCCGCGACGAGGACGCCATCGAGATCATCGGGAAGATCGGCGACGAGGACGGCCTCGACGCCGTCCTCGACTACGTGGACTCGGACCCCGGCCTCGCCAAGCCCGCCCTGAAGGCGGTCGGCGAAATCGGTAGCGAAGAGGCGACTCAGGACGTTGCGAACCGGCTCGCGGCCGACGACGCCTCGGTCCGGAGTCAGGCCGCCCGCGCGCTGGGTCTCATCGGCGACACCCGCGCCATCGAACCGCTCGCCGACGTGCTCGAAGACGACGAGGCCGACGAGGTCCGCGCGAGCGCGGCGTGGGCGCTCAACCAGATCGCCACGGAGCGCGCCCGCGAGACGGTCCGAGAGTACCGCGACGACCGGGCGTTCCTCGTCCAGACCGAGGCCGAGAAGGCGCTGTAA
- a CDS encoding DUF7837 family putative zinc-binding protein, whose product MTRVTTLGCCPNCGRAITRDYLLIEYESDGCPAKFAECPDCRDVVHPSAE is encoded by the coding sequence ATGACACGCGTAACGACGCTTGGGTGCTGTCCGAACTGCGGTAGAGCGATCACCCGCGATTACCTCCTCATCGAGTACGAGTCCGACGGCTGCCCGGCCAAGTTCGCGGAGTGTCCCGACTGCCGAGACGTGGTCCACCCCTCCGCCGAGTAG
- a CDS encoding phospholipase D-like domain-containing protein — translation MRASILVAVLLVGTVVALAGPVAAAGATAPAAATGPSTAAVGPGASDVSGDSGASDVSAPEIVAVYPNPATPEDAGEFVVVRVPRETNVSGWVLEDDETAARLPNVTVSGEVALSTDPEVARNRTERRVLGLSGHLSLANGGDTVRLVPDDSTATTGTGNVTYPRAPEGERWNRTDGEWSWEHLGATDFEVGRAGPADARAFVLPDSPAVPLETVRSADERLLLAGYTFTSERVADALDAARERGVEVRVLVEGGPVGGQTRRQARVLDGLADRGIEVRVVDGPLARYDFHHPKYAVADDRALVLTENWKPAGTGGAGSRGWGVALDSPAAADHLADVFAADAGWRDSVPWTEFREDRRFEEADPANGSYPAEIPPETLPVESADVLVAPENAEDGMVGLLDSADESIRVQQAGIGGRDQPFLRAALRAADRGVEVRVLLSGAWYVEEENAAMVEWLNERADDEDLQIEARLADPRGRYEKVHAKGVVVDGESAVVGSLNWNNNSARQNREVAVVLHGEEVAGFYAGAFDADWQASADGGKKVPFGLLVGVAVGALAALLLARREVHFEREV, via the coding sequence GTGCGCGCTTCGATACTCGTCGCCGTCCTGCTCGTCGGTACGGTGGTCGCGCTCGCCGGACCCGTCGCGGCCGCGGGAGCGACCGCTCCCGCGGCCGCGACCGGGCCCTCGACCGCCGCCGTCGGTCCCGGCGCTTCCGACGTTTCGGGCGATTCCGGCGCTTCCGACGTTTCCGCCCCGGAAATCGTCGCCGTCTACCCGAACCCCGCGACCCCGGAGGACGCCGGGGAGTTCGTCGTGGTCCGGGTCCCGCGCGAGACGAACGTCTCCGGGTGGGTCCTCGAAGACGACGAGACGGCCGCCCGACTCCCGAACGTCACCGTCTCGGGCGAAGTCGCGCTCTCGACCGACCCCGAGGTCGCCCGAAACCGGACCGAAAGGCGGGTCCTCGGCCTTTCGGGCCACCTGTCGCTGGCGAACGGCGGCGACACGGTTCGTCTCGTCCCCGACGACTCGACCGCCACGACAGGGACCGGCAACGTCACCTACCCGCGAGCGCCCGAGGGCGAGCGCTGGAACCGCACCGACGGCGAGTGGTCGTGGGAGCACCTCGGCGCGACCGACTTCGAAGTCGGTCGCGCCGGACCCGCAGACGCGCGGGCCTTCGTCCTCCCCGACTCGCCCGCGGTCCCGCTCGAAACCGTCCGGAGCGCCGACGAGCGACTCCTGCTCGCGGGCTACACGTTCACCTCCGAGCGGGTCGCCGACGCGCTCGACGCCGCGCGCGAGCGCGGCGTCGAGGTCCGGGTCCTCGTCGAGGGCGGCCCAGTCGGCGGACAGACCCGCAGGCAGGCGAGAGTCCTCGACGGACTCGCCGACCGAGGAATCGAGGTCCGGGTCGTCGACGGCCCGCTCGCGCGCTACGACTTCCACCACCCGAAGTACGCCGTCGCCGACGACCGCGCGCTCGTCCTCACCGAGAACTGGAAGCCCGCCGGAACCGGCGGCGCGGGAAGCAGGGGATGGGGCGTCGCCCTCGACAGCCCCGCGGCCGCAGACCACCTCGCCGACGTGTTCGCCGCCGACGCCGGGTGGCGCGATTCGGTCCCGTGGACCGAGTTCCGCGAGGACCGGCGCTTCGAGGAGGCCGACCCCGCGAACGGGTCGTACCCCGCGGAAATCCCTCCCGAGACCCTCCCGGTCGAATCGGCCGACGTACTGGTCGCGCCCGAGAACGCAGAGGACGGGATGGTCGGCCTGCTCGACTCGGCCGACGAGTCGATCCGCGTCCAGCAAGCGGGAATCGGCGGCCGGGACCAGCCCTTCCTGCGCGCGGCGCTCAGAGCGGCCGACCGGGGCGTCGAGGTTCGCGTCCTGCTGAGCGGCGCGTGGTACGTCGAGGAGGAGAACGCCGCGATGGTCGAGTGGCTGAACGAGCGCGCCGACGACGAGGACCTCCAGATAGAGGCCCGACTCGCCGACCCACGAGGTCGCTACGAGAAGGTCCACGCGAAGGGCGTGGTCGTGGACGGCGAGTCGGCCGTGGTCGGGAGCCTCAACTGGAACAACAACTCCGCGCGCCAGAACAGGGAGGTCGCGGTCGTCTTACACGGCGAAGAGGTCGCCGGATTCTACGCCGGGGCGTTCGACGCCGACTGGCAGGCCAGCGCCGACGGAGGCAAGAAGGTGCCGTTCGGGCTGCTCGTCGGGGTCGCGGTCGGCGCGCTCGCGGCGCTACTGCTGGCGAGGCGGGAGGTGCACTTCGAGCGGGAGGTGTGA
- a CDS encoding DHH family phosphoesterase, translating into MTPSSDPDAGERPVVFDLDPDCTLSDVEPDNYYRATVNGVVDYGVFVDLSDSVSGLAHESTYDGSYEVDDELVVELTEIRENGDLSFEPADLDDYETVEVGHDYDVSDAGELTDAVGETVHLEGEVVQIKQTGGPTIFHLSDETGVIPCAAFEEAGVRAYPEVEIDDVIRVTGLVEERDNALQVEVEKLDVLTGEEADEVEGRLAAALEARAEPHEVEPLVEWPALSQLFPDLREVATQLRRTVLESRPIRVRHHADGDGMCASIPVQLALERFIEETHQDPEAKRHLFKRLPSKAPFYEMEDVTRDLNFALEDQARHGQKLPMLLMLDNGSTAEDVPAYKNLAHYDIPIVVVDHHHPDPDAVEPFVDAHVNPYLHDEDYRITTGMMCVELARMIWPDITEELRHVPAVAGLCDRSKADAMTDYVELAESEGYAESFLREIGEALDYEAHWLKYDDGRNLINDVLNVGADSEQRHRELVEFLAERSEVAVDKQLDAAMPHVEHERLDSDAHLYRIDVENHAHRFTYPAPGKTTGEIHDRKVRETGDPVITIGYGPDFAVLRSDGVRLDIPEMVSELDEEVVGGGVSGGGHLVVGSIKFVPGMREAVLDALVEKMADAELDEELQSTVVGHEQDD; encoded by the coding sequence ATGACTCCGTCTTCCGACCCCGACGCCGGGGAGCGACCCGTGGTCTTCGACCTCGACCCGGACTGCACGCTCTCGGACGTCGAACCCGACAACTACTACCGCGCGACGGTCAACGGCGTCGTCGATTACGGCGTGTTCGTCGACCTCTCCGACTCGGTCTCCGGTCTCGCCCACGAATCGACCTACGACGGCAGTTACGAGGTCGACGACGAACTCGTGGTCGAACTCACCGAGATACGCGAGAACGGCGACCTGAGCTTCGAGCCCGCCGACCTCGACGACTACGAGACCGTCGAAGTCGGTCACGACTACGACGTCTCGGACGCTGGCGAACTCACCGACGCGGTCGGCGAGACCGTTCACCTCGAAGGCGAAGTGGTCCAGATCAAGCAGACGGGCGGCCCGACCATCTTCCACCTGAGCGACGAGACCGGCGTCATCCCCTGTGCCGCCTTCGAGGAGGCTGGCGTCCGTGCGTATCCCGAAGTCGAGATAGACGACGTGATCCGAGTGACCGGACTGGTCGAGGAGCGCGACAACGCCCTCCAAGTCGAGGTCGAGAAGCTCGACGTGCTGACCGGCGAGGAGGCCGACGAGGTCGAGGGCCGACTCGCGGCCGCGCTCGAAGCCCGCGCCGAACCCCACGAGGTCGAACCCCTCGTCGAGTGGCCCGCGCTGTCCCAGCTGTTCCCCGACCTCCGAGAGGTCGCCACGCAACTCCGCCGGACCGTCCTCGAAAGCAGGCCGATTCGGGTGCGCCACCACGCCGACGGCGACGGGATGTGCGCGTCGATTCCGGTCCAGCTCGCCCTCGAACGTTTCATCGAGGAGACCCATCAGGACCCCGAGGCCAAGCGCCACCTGTTCAAGCGCCTCCCCTCGAAGGCCCCCTTCTACGAGATGGAGGACGTGACCCGCGACCTCAACTTCGCGCTCGAAGACCAGGCCCGCCACGGCCAGAAGCTCCCGATGTTGCTGATGCTCGACAACGGGAGCACCGCCGAGGACGTGCCCGCGTACAAGAACCTCGCCCACTACGACATCCCCATCGTGGTCGTGGACCACCACCACCCCGACCCCGACGCGGTCGAACCCTTCGTCGACGCCCACGTCAACCCCTACCTCCACGACGAGGACTACCGCATCACGACCGGGATGATGTGCGTCGAGCTGGCGCGGATGATCTGGCCCGACATCACCGAGGAGCTGCGCCACGTCCCGGCGGTCGCCGGGCTCTGCGACCGCTCGAAGGCCGACGCGATGACCGACTACGTCGAACTCGCCGAGTCGGAGGGCTACGCCGAGTCGTTCCTCCGGGAGATCGGCGAGGCCCTCGACTACGAGGCCCACTGGCTCAAGTACGACGACGGGCGCAACCTCATCAACGACGTGCTGAACGTGGGGGCCGACAGCGAGCAGCGCCACCGCGAACTCGTGGAGTTCCTCGCCGAGCGCAGCGAGGTTGCCGTCGACAAGCAACTCGACGCCGCCATGCCCCACGTCGAACACGAGCGCCTCGACAGCGACGCCCACCTCTACCGAATCGACGTGGAGAACCACGCCCACCGGTTCACCTACCCCGCGCCGGGCAAGACCACCGGGGAGATACACGACCGGAAGGTCCGGGAGACCGGCGACCCCGTCATCACCATCGGCTACGGGCCCGACTTCGCGGTCCTCCGGAGCGACGGCGTCCGGCTCGACATCCCCGAGATGGTATCGGAACTCGACGAGGAGGTCGTCGGCGGCGGCGTCTCGGGCGGCGGCCACCTCGTCGTCGGCTCCATCAAGTTCGTGCCGGGGATGCGCGAGGCGGTCCTCGACGCGCTGGTCGAGAAGATGGCCGACGCCGAACTGGACGAGGAGTTGCAGAGCACGGTCGTCGGCCACGAGCAGGACGACTGA
- a CDS encoding Mov34/MPN/PAD-1 family protein, whose amino-acid sequence MRLFRSSEILGIAEDALQFALEASADAHPHEYMGFLRGEDARSLGLDRDGTVITDVLVIPGTDTNPVSATVKTSQVPNDFNSVGSVHSHPNGVLRPSDADLATFGRGKVHIIIGYPYERDDWQAFDREGKPRKLDVLDVSLPEGESFFDFTQEDIDAELGYDFDEDTR is encoded by the coding sequence ATGCGGTTGTTCCGGTCGAGCGAAATCCTCGGCATCGCCGAGGACGCCCTCCAGTTCGCGCTCGAAGCGTCGGCCGACGCCCACCCCCACGAGTACATGGGCTTCCTCCGCGGCGAGGACGCCCGGAGCCTCGGGCTCGACCGCGACGGGACCGTCATCACCGACGTGCTGGTCATCCCCGGCACCGATACCAACCCGGTGAGCGCGACCGTCAAGACCAGCCAAGTCCCCAACGACTTCAACTCGGTCGGGTCGGTCCACTCCCACCCGAACGGCGTGCTCCGGCCGAGCGACGCCGACCTCGCCACCTTCGGCCGCGGGAAGGTCCACATCATCATCGGCTACCCCTACGAGCGCGACGACTGGCAGGCCTTCGACCGCGAGGGCAAGCCCCGGAAGCTGGACGTACTGGACGTCTCGTTGCCCGAGGGCGAATCGTTCTTCGACTTCACGCAGGAGGACATCGACGCCGAGCTGGGCTACGACTTCGACGAGGACACCAGATGA
- a CDS encoding FAD synthase — translation MTHVIAQGTFDLLHPGHVHYLRDAAGMGDRLTVIVARRENVTHKEPPILPNRQRRDVVAALDAVDDARVGHPEDIFAPIEELDPDVIALGYDQHHDEAAIAEELARRGIDCEVRRASPRDPAYEGELLSTGRIIDRILEERG, via the coding sequence ATGACCCACGTCATCGCACAGGGAACCTTCGACTTACTCCACCCCGGACACGTCCACTACCTCCGGGACGCGGCGGGGATGGGCGACCGCCTGACGGTCATCGTCGCCCGCCGGGAGAACGTCACGCACAAGGAGCCGCCGATCTTGCCCAACCGCCAGCGCCGGGACGTGGTGGCCGCGCTCGACGCGGTCGACGACGCCCGCGTGGGCCACCCCGAGGACATCTTCGCGCCCATCGAGGAACTCGACCCCGACGTCATCGCGCTGGGCTACGACCAGCACCACGACGAGGCCGCAATCGCCGAGGAGCTCGCCCGGCGCGGAATCGACTGCGAGGTCCGGCGCGCGAGCCCGCGCGACCCCGCCTACGAGGGCGAACTCCTCTCGACGGGCCGCATCATCGACCGGATTCTGGAAGAGCGAGGATAG
- a CDS encoding NAD(P)/FAD-dependent oxidoreductase, producing MTEKVVVLGAGYAGAGAIQRLEEELEHADAELTWVSDDDYHLVLHEAHRAIRDPGVETDITIPVGDIASPSTEFVQATVEGVDTEGQTVELDGGEDVEYDYLLVALGSQTAFYGIPGMAENALTLKSLDDALDIHERVTEAAAEATRNDPAKVVIGGAGLSGIQTAGEVAELRDERRAPIDIYLVEALDEIMPGQDSELQGAVRKRLEDADIDILTDDPITEADESTIHFDEGDPLDYDVFVWTGGITGQNAMADCGLDNEHNRVTCESDFRTSDDRVFAIGDSAIIDQGNDPAPPTAQAAWQAAEVAGQNIARAINDQPLETWTYDDKGTLVSIGEEAVAHDVDALPVRTFGSYPAKFLKKMVAARWIAGLTSWPRAMKSWDSL from the coding sequence ATGACTGAGAAGGTCGTCGTACTCGGCGCGGGCTACGCCGGTGCGGGCGCGATACAGCGACTCGAAGAAGAACTCGAACACGCCGACGCAGAACTGACGTGGGTGTCCGACGACGACTACCACCTCGTTCTCCACGAGGCCCACCGGGCCATCCGCGACCCGGGCGTCGAGACCGACATCACGATTCCGGTCGGCGACATCGCCAGCCCGAGCACGGAGTTCGTGCAGGCGACCGTCGAGGGCGTCGACACCGAGGGCCAGACGGTCGAACTCGACGGCGGCGAGGATGTCGAGTACGACTACCTACTGGTCGCGCTCGGCAGCCAGACCGCCTTCTACGGCATCCCCGGCATGGCCGAGAACGCGCTGACGCTCAAGAGCCTCGACGACGCGCTCGACATCCACGAGCGGGTCACCGAGGCCGCCGCCGAGGCCACCCGCAACGACCCCGCCAAAGTGGTCATCGGCGGCGCGGGGCTGTCGGGCATCCAGACCGCGGGCGAGGTCGCGGAACTCCGCGACGAGCGCCGCGCGCCCATCGACATCTACCTCGTCGAGGCGCTCGACGAGATAATGCCGGGTCAGGACTCGGAACTCCAGGGCGCGGTCCGCAAGCGCCTCGAAGACGCCGACATCGACATTCTGACCGACGACCCCATCACCGAGGCCGACGAGTCGACCATCCACTTCGACGAGGGCGACCCGCTGGACTACGACGTGTTCGTCTGGACCGGCGGCATCACGGGCCAGAACGCCATGGCCGACTGCGGCCTCGACAACGAGCACAACCGCGTGACCTGCGAGTCGGACTTCCGGACGAGCGACGACCGGGTGTTCGCCATCGGCGACTCGGCCATCATCGACCAGGGCAACGACCCCGCGCCGCCGACCGCGCAGGCCGCGTGGCAGGCCGCCGAGGTCGCCGGGCAGAACATCGCCCGCGCCATCAACGACCAGCCCCTCGAAACGTGGACCTACGACGACAAGGGGACGCTCGTCTCCATCGGCGAGGAGGCGGTCGCCCACGACGTGGACGCCCTGCCCGTCCGGACCTTCGGCTCGTACCCCGCGAAGTTCCTCAAGAAGATGGTCGCCGCGCGCTGGATCGCCGGACTGACCTCGTGGCCCCGCGCGATGAAGTCCTGGGACTCCCTGTAG
- a CDS encoding Rrf2 family transcriptional regulator — translation MSAIELTPSQKTILTALVNLHRETEDAVKGEDIAAEVDRNPGTIRNQMQSLKALQLVEGVPGPKGGYKPTATAFEALDVQKMDSAAEVPLFHNGEAVEESNVEEIDFTSVHHPELCRAEIHLRGSVREFHEGDTVRVGPTPLSKLVVEGTLDGKDDTSNILILKIDSMEAPAEETAH, via the coding sequence ATGTCCGCCATCGAGCTGACGCCGAGCCAGAAGACGATACTCACCGCCCTCGTCAACCTCCATCGCGAGACCGAGGACGCGGTCAAGGGCGAGGACATCGCCGCCGAGGTCGACCGCAACCCCGGCACCATCCGCAACCAGATGCAGAGTCTGAAGGCCCTCCAGTTGGTCGAGGGCGTCCCCGGCCCGAAGGGCGGCTACAAGCCGACCGCCACCGCGTTCGAAGCGCTCGACGTTCAGAAGATGGACAGCGCCGCCGAGGTCCCCCTGTTCCACAACGGCGAGGCCGTCGAGGAGTCGAACGTCGAGGAGATCGACTTCACGAGCGTCCACCACCCCGAACTCTGCCGGGCCGAGATTCACCTCCGCGGGTCGGTCCGGGAGTTCCACGAGGGCGACACCGTCCGCGTGGGTCCGACGCCCCTCTCGAAACTGGTCGTCGAGGGCACCCTCGACGGCAAGGACGACACCAGCAACATCCTCATCCTGAAGATCGACTCGATGGAGGCCCCCGCCGAGGAGACGGCCCACTAG
- a CDS encoding NAD-dependent epimerase/dehydratase family protein — protein sequence MQGKRVLVTGGAGFIGSNLANHLAADNDVVAVDDCYLGTPENLGDAVEFRDASVLDDDLPTEGVDILFHLAALSSYQMHEDEPVRGARVNVEGFVNTVEQAREDGCDTVVYASTSSIYGDRTEPSPEDMDVEARTGYEASKLARERYGEYFSYHYDMSMAGMRFFSVYEGFGGSEEHKGEFANLIAQFADDIANGEPPVIYGDGTQTRDFTHVDDVVRGLELAGDHELDGIYNLGTGESYSTNTLVERLNEELGTDVEPEYVENPIPEKVYVHDTMADSSKMKEATGWEPEVSFEEGLARVCSQYE from the coding sequence ATGCAAGGGAAACGCGTCCTCGTGACCGGCGGCGCGGGATTCATCGGATCGAACCTCGCGAACCACCTCGCGGCCGACAACGACGTGGTGGCGGTCGACGACTGCTACCTCGGGACGCCCGAGAACCTCGGCGACGCGGTCGAGTTCCGCGACGCGAGCGTGCTCGACGACGACCTCCCGACCGAGGGCGTCGATATACTGTTCCACCTCGCGGCGCTGTCGTCGTACCAGATGCACGAGGACGAGCCCGTCCGGGGCGCGCGGGTCAACGTCGAGGGGTTCGTCAACACCGTCGAGCAGGCCCGCGAGGACGGCTGTGACACCGTGGTCTACGCCTCGACCTCCTCGATATACGGCGACCGGACCGAGCCCTCGCCCGAGGACATGGACGTGGAGGCCCGGACGGGCTACGAGGCCTCGAAGCTCGCCCGCGAGCGCTACGGCGAGTACTTCTCGTACCACTACGACATGTCGATGGCGGGGATGCGATTCTTCAGCGTCTACGAGGGGTTCGGCGGTTCGGAGGAACACAAGGGCGAGTTCGCCAACCTCATCGCGCAGTTCGCCGACGACATCGCCAACGGCGAGCCGCCGGTCATCTACGGCGACGGCACCCAGACCCGCGACTTCACCCACGTCGACGACGTCGTCCGGGGGCTCGAACTCGCGGGCGACCACGAACTCGACGGCATCTACAACCTCGGCACCGGCGAGTCCTACAGCACCAACACGCTGGTCGAGCGCCTGAACGAGGAACTCGGGACCGACGTCGAACCCGAGTACGTCGAGAACCCCATCCCGGAGAAGGTGTACGTCCACGACACGATGGCCGATAGCTCGAAGATGAAAGAGGCGACCGGGTGGGAACCGGAGGTCAGCTTCGAGGAGGGGCTGGCGCGGGTCTGTTCGCAGTACGAGTAG